The genomic stretch CCGGGATGGATTGGGCTCCAATTTTTTTGCTGAGGTGTATTTGTCAGCAGACGAGGCGGTGGCTTTACAGCAGGACTGGCAAATGGATGCTGCTGCCCTACAAGATCATACCACTATAGAATACACTTTAGAAACTGTCGTTCATCTTTGCGCAAGAAATGGACTTAAAGAGTTACTTATACAATGGTGGCCCCATATTTCTGAACAATTGTACCGTGACTTTGAATTTACTGAATTGCCGGATTACTACTTATGGCGATCACGGCAAGGAAACGACGTGACAAGAATAGAGCGAACAGGCCATAAATGGAAGGATCTCGTAGAGCAAGCTAATCAGGTGCGGGAGCAGTTAATTCCACCACTATTGAAGGAAAGGGCTTACTTTATCCCTTTGTTCCTTATGGTCTACCCACACCGAGTACGCAGAAATATCGTCATTTGGCACGACAAGAACATTTAGGCCACAATCCATCAATGAGCCATTACTAATGACCATAATTATAATTAACTGTGCCATTGAAAACCTACCGGCAAACGAACTATTATTGTATTTAAGCAGTCCTGAGTGCAATTGAAGGCTTGCAAGTCAGTACTTGCAAGCCTTTTGTCATTTTTGACCGGTGTGATTTATTCCATCGATACAGCCCCCAGTTCACCTTCCAGTTCAATGATGGTAGCTTTACCCACCGGCAATTCACGCAGTATTTTCACTTTTGCCCCTGTATCGCCCCAGGGGTTGGTGATCTGCGCGTATTTTATACCGCCTTGTTCCTGGATGGTAATGTAGTTTTTAACGTCATCGGGGCCCCAGTCCCATTGCATATTATAGGTATAGGCCGAAGGGTAGGAGTCCCCGTCCTGGAGATCCTCAAGCCGCAAAGCATGGCCAGGTGAAACGGCCGCGATGAGCAGGGTATTATAGTTGTAGGACCTGGCCCTGATCTTTTGATAAAAATCCGCTTTGGTTACCTTGTCCTTATAGTATCCTCCATCGTTCGTCAAAAATATAGTGTATACACTATCCGGGCTTTGCAGGTACGCTAACGCAGCATCGTAGATCCTTTTATGGGCCGCATAATTGGCTGCCAGTTCTGGAAAGCCTCTTACCAGTGTATCCATATAGGTGTATGCCGGGTCCAGCTTCAGCCAGTCTGCCACGGTTTGGACAGGGTAGTTGACCAGCCGCAGGGGAAACAGCACGTTCATTTTTTGCAGCGGGCCATTATAGGTTCGCCAGGAAAGAAAATCGGGTGTTGCATTGGCGGGAAGTTTTGCTATAATGGTGTCGGGACCCTTGCGCGACAGTATTTCCAACCGGTTGTTACCAATATACAGCTCATTTTCTTCCGATACCGGACTGAAATGCTGGGTATACAATTCAATGGTTTCTCCCCCATAGGCGTATACCGGCCCAAAACCATTTACCTGTGGGGTAGGCTTTACTTCAACAGAAGGACCATACACGAGGCTGAAACGGCTGTCCTTGCCGAGCGTAACGGTTATGCTGCCTGTTTGCACTTTTTCCGGTACCAGCACCGTGAGGCTGTCTGCCGAACCTCGCACTATTGCAGCGGGGCGTCCGGCCAGGAACACTTCCGTTGTCAGTTCGGGTTGCTCCAGGTGCTGCCCGTAGATGGTCAGCTCTTGTCCTGCCTGTACTATTGACCGGCTAAGCTTTTCCACGGTAAAAGGCGTTATGGTCAATGCTTCATTTTCCGACTTGTCTTTTTTGCAGGCAATCATCGTGTAGCAGACCAGCAGCAGGCAGTAAAAAAATTCTTTTCGCATACAATCAAAAATTAGTAATGGTAGAAAGGTTGATCGTCTTGTTTATATTCCCATCGGGCGCCGTTCTGTAACCACGCAGCACCATCGTATAACATTTGCCCGCTTCCATGGGAAAGGATTTCCGGATGAGCATGGTTTCTTCTCCCGTTTGGGGGTCATTGTATATGATGCGGATGCCTGGCTTAATATCTGGTTGTACAGCAACATAGCCGGTCACTTCTTTGAAACCTACCTGACTGATGGGTTTTACCGCAACGGTGCCCAGGTGCAGTGATACCTTACCCGCATCCGGGCTGAGGTGTACCAGCCTGATCTTTGCCTGCTGTTCATCCGGCGCCACATCATCCTGTGTACTCAGAATGGTGTAATAGCCCAGGCTGTCTGTGAGGTATATGGTATAATGCTGCTGATTGTTGAAGTGGAGCCATGTTTCTGCCAGCTTGGCCCCATGCCCTGCCTGGTAAGCAGCATCGGTAAAGGCGAGCCGGTAAATGCCCGTATCAATATAGCTATACCGGGAGAAGCTGAAAGCACCTATCAGGCCACCGCCATGATCATTGTAATTCCGGGTGCCGTAATCGGCATTGTTGACCAGTGCCGTGCTGTTCTGCCCGAAATATTCGGGAGATCCGTTGTACATCATCAGGTAGGCAAGCGCAGGCGCGTCAGGTTTTGTGGTGTCTTTTTTACAGCTGCCGGCCAGGCAGGTGATGGCTGACAGCAGCAGTATATATAGTGTCCTGTTCATGAGCTGGTCATTGTTATTTTTGAATGATAAGTTTAACGATACGCACATCAGCACCGGCTGCAGTGTAGTCATATCCTACATAGAGATTGCCAAACTGGTCAAATACGATCCGGTTGACCCTTCCAAGTAAACAATTGTCGCCGGGCTGGGTATTTTGCATAAACTCCCGATCAAATTTGTAAGGTGGCGTAAACCCTTTAAAACCGGTCATCCTGTAGATCATTTCCTGCTGCAGGTCCATTTTAAAAATGCTGGTGAACCCGTAAAGGATGTTCCCGTCATAATCAACATCGAAGGTGGTAATGGTAGACAGGCCCACTTCCTTGAAAGTGCCTGTTTCAAAGTCGGAATATTGTCCCTGCGGCATGCCCACAATGGTGGCGGCTTCTTTGGTGTCCATGTTGATCTCTACTATATTGGTGGCCCAGCCGGCGCCATTGCCCAGCACGTAGAATTTTCCATTGCCTGCCTGGACCATATTGGTAGCACCGTACAGTCGTACGTCGTCTCCAAACCCGTCGCTGTGCTCATAAATGGGGGAATAGTAAACAACCTTATAGGTGACACCATCAAAATCCTCAATCTCCTGTACGTGGCGATCAATCTTTCCCAATACAGTTTCGATGCTTCCGTCTTTATTGAGCCTGCGTATCAGTTCGCCGCCTTCGAGAAAATACAGATCTCCTTTTTTGTCGAAGGTCAAAGCCTGGGGAGCCTCTATCATAGCTGATTCCCGGGGGCCGTCTTCTATTCCTGTGTAATTAAGTCTCCAGTTGGAAGGATAAGCATCTATACTGCGCCCGTTATTACCTGCCAGTATCTCTACTTTGCCCGACATAGGATCAATGCGTTGTATCAGGGAATAATAGGATGACAAGCCGCTCACCGGGTCCGGATCGGTTTCTACCATATTGGTAAAATATAACATCCCATCAGGGCCAGGTTTCATATCGCCTATGTTAAGCGCCAGATTGTTACCGGTAGTGGCAAAGTGATCATTACCACCACCTGCTATGGTAGTGACCACCCCATCCTGCATGCGCCGGATGCGCGATCTGTTATCACTGCGATCTGCGTCCAGGAAGTAGAACACATTGTTGTCGCGGTCGTAGGTGAGTTTGGCGGCCGTATGCACTACGGCTTTTTTGGAAGGTCCGTCTTTCAATTCACGCGGGAAAAAATAGTCATACGAGCCGTCAGAACGGACTGTACTGTCTGACCAGGAGAACAGCATTGGTTCTACCCATATTTTTCCGGAGAACAGGATGTCGGGCCGCTTCACGTTGAATGCCATAGATGGCTTGGCAGCCTGGTTAATGGTAAAATGAATATTGCCCGGTCCTATCCGCGCCCCTTTGGGTATTATGATATTGAAAGTATCCATCGGCACCTGCACCTGGCCTCCGGAAGCAGGGTATACAGTGCTGTTTCCCGGCCCCCTGGAGATAATGGCTGCTTCCACACCAGACACATAGAAGGTAACCGGTGCTGCGGGTTCTCCGATCTTGGCATAGATAGTGACGGTCTCGTCAATCTGTGCTTCACCAATATCCCGTCCATTTTGTACGATCCGGATAATACCGGAATCTGCATTTTGATTATCCAGCGCATCATCCAGCTTTTTACAGGAGATTGCCAGGCATACTACGGCACAGGCCATGAGTATTGGCCATTTGCCGGTAATTTTTGCTTTCATTTTTTGACTATTTATCATCAGAAGATCATGTTAACTGCAAATGAGAAATAAGGGTATTGGTGAAATTTCCGGAATACCAGGTCGGTATCGCCATTGGCGGGTACTGTTGGTTTCCCCGGAGGAGCATTGTATTCATAGTTCTGCGTCCAGTCCTGGTACAATAAGAAAGGCGCATTCAATATGTTCTGTACCCCGGCATTGATGCTGAATATTTTATTGATGCGCTGGCGCCAGGTAATATCGAGTTGATTGCGGGCCCTCATCATGATATCCGCATCAGGCATTGTTCCTCCGCGCGAGCCTACCGCATAGATATAATCGGCTGCCCGGTTGAAAGTGGCTGATACCTTGGTGCCGCGACCGGCATCTTCATAGTTGAGTGAGGCGTTGAGGAGGTAAGGCGACTGGCCCTGCATGGGACGAACCCGTGGGGCGTTATACCCCGGGAACTGGGGCATAGCGGGCACCTTTACTTCGCTTTTGAACCAGGCGCCATTCAGTACGGTTGATAAGCGCCTGAAAAAACTGCCTGGAATAAAATCAAAATCCTTTCTCAGCTCAGCTTCCAGGCCCCATACATTGGCGTTGCCGGTATTGCTGTATACATATTGATCGAAGGCTTCCACGAACACCATGCGGAACCGCTCTATCGGCCGATCGAGGTTCTTATAGAAAAAGCCAGCATTGACCATATCTGTTTTGCGGGCGCTGCTGGGGTACCATTCCCATCTTATTTCTGCATTGTGGATATTGACCGTGGTAAGGTTGGGGTTGCCGGTATATACTTCCTGGTCAATGTAGTTGGTATAACGCAAGGGGGCTGCTTCCCTGAATTCCGGCCTGTTGAGTGTTTTACCATAGCCGGCCCGCAGGATCATGCTGCTGTCTATATGGAACGAGATATTGGCAGAAGGCAGCCAGGAGGTAATGGGCTGGTCTACAAGTAATGGATAGGTAGCCAGGCCATTGGGGTAAGAACCTAAAATGCGGAAACGGTTATGCTCCACCCGCAGTCCTCCAAAAACATTGATGCGGTCCTGCAGCAGGTTGATGTCTGTACTGATATATCCTGCATTCAGTACATTATCTGCCTTGTATTGATTGTTGGGTGTTGTTTTCTCCATCCAGCGGTAGCCGGTACCATCCTCCCTGAACATGGATTCCCGGAAATAGTGCGGCAGGTATGCTTCCTGTATGCTGTTGTGACCGGATACGGTGCCGTTGTCTTCTATGAACTTGGAACCAGTAATAGCAATATTCTGATCATACAGGTTCACCCCATTGAAGATGGCAAATGTGCGGTTACTGAAGCTGCGTTCCCTTGTTTCATGGTAAATGCCTGATTTGAGTCCCCAGATGGGGTTAATGCGGTAAGTAAGGTCTATGTTGCCCTGGTAGTTGTTCTCCTTTACATCCGTAAAGACCCGGCTCAGTGTATAAAAGGAGATCAGTTCATGGCCCAGCACCCAGGGAGTGGCCTTTCCGGTTTCACCGTCCCTGGGAGTTTGCCTGTTGAGGGTATAGTCGCGGTTGTCCGGTTCCTGTTTGTGAATAGAGGAATAACTGATATTTGCTTTCAGGCTGTTGACCTTGTCTTTACCAAATTGGTATGTACCTGTAAGCTGGCTTGAGTACAACAGCTGCTGTACATAGTACAGGTTCGTGTGCCGGAATTCCTGGTTGTCACGCCCATCCAGCAACCTGAAATCTTCTACCGCTACGCGCTGGTTGTTGACATTGAAAAAGTTCCTCCACTCCAGGGTCAGGTTTTCACTGGCTTTGATCTCATTGCTCTGGATAGCGGAAATACGTGCACCATGAATACCCTGGGTTATCTGGCCGTCGTACCTGTACAAAGAATGCTGCTCCGTCAGTCTTTGTTCATGTGTATGGGTATAAGCAATGGTGGTGAGGTTCCTGAGATAACGGTTTCCTATCTTCCAGGCATCATAATAGTTCAGATTGAACCGCAGATCAGGCAGGGCGCGATAGTTCCTGTCAAGGGTGTAGATATTTTTGAACTGACGGGAATAACGCGCATTGTCCGCAGGATTAAGCTGGTTGAAGGCCGTAGCATTGGGAATACCGGATGGTAACTGGCGGGTGCCGTCATCGAAGCCGAGAAAGTCATACTTACCTCCGGCATAGGACCAGGTGTTTTCAAAAGTGGAATTCGGGCGGTACTGTGCTGACAGCTGAACATCTACCTGACGGGTTACCTGGCTTTTCTTGGTGTATATCTTGACCAGGCCGCCGGAAAATTCGCCGGGGAGATCAGGTGATGGTGATTTGTATACCATGATGCGGTCTATGGCATTGCTGCTGATCATATCATAGGAGAAGGCGCGACTGTCTGCATCGGCTGCCGGCGCCATGGCGTCATTTAAAAAGGTAAGGTTGTAGCGCTTTCCCAGTCCGCGTACAATCACAAAATTATCCGGTGATATATTGATACCGGGGATACGCTTTACTACTTCTGCGGCATCCCTGTCGAGGGTACGGGCAATCTGCTCATTGGAAATACCTGATATCACCGTTTTGGACCGGTATAGCTCACTGATCAGCTGCGCATCGGTGGTATTGATCACCCGTTTGTTCTTGAGGGCGGTAACTATCACACCGGTCATGACGGCCGGATTTTCACCTCCTACCTGCAACTTGATGTCAATGACCACTGTTTTCTCTTCTGCCACCTTTACCTGCGTGATCTTATCTTTTTTATAGCCTACATAAGAAGCCGCCACCGCATATTCGCCCGGTGGAATGGCGGTAAAAACATACTCGCCCTTATCATTGGTAACAGTCTGCGAACCGGTAGATTCCAGGCTGACGGTAGCGCCTGTCAACGGGTCTCCGTTCTCAAAATCCACTACTTTACCGGTGATCCGTCCTGTGGCCTTTTTTTGATCAGGCCCGGCTGCATTTGTTTTCCACTTCACGAGGACCTGATCTTCGCGGACCGTGAATTGAAACCCGTGTTTCTTCTCCAGTTGCTGCAAAAGGCTGCCCAGGGCTATGCCATTGACCTTAATAGAATCAATCTTTTTATTGGCGAACTGCTCGGGTGCAAAGGAAAAATGGAACTGGCTTTGTTTGTCAATGCTCTCTATGACCTGCAGGGCAGTGGTTGAATACAGGTTTAGCGTTATTTTCTCTGTAAGCTGCTGGAACTGGGCATGAATAGTCATAGAGAGTACTATTCCAATGCCCAATAGCATCAGCCGTTTGCCGGGTTTAATAGCCTGGTGCATAATAATGGTTGTTGAATGAATGCGGGTTGATTGTATACTTAGTAGCGAAGCGTAATTACATTGTTCTTTACTGTATAATGAATATCATGCAGGTATAGCAGGTTGTCGAGCATCTGGCGCCAGTCGGCCCTGTCGAAGGAAGCTGTTACCGACTTGCCTGTCAGCCTGTTCTTATCATACTTTATCTGGAGCCCGTATTTTTTGCTGATCTTTTCCAGCACATCTGCCAGTGGCATGGAGTAAAATGACAGGCCGCCATTGATCCAGGCATAAGCATCGTTGCTGAAATCTGCCTTCCTGGTTTGCTGTGTGGCGGGTTTGTACAGCAAGATCTGGCCTGGCAGCAGGACATCAGGATTGTTCCTGTTGGCGGCAGTGGTCACGGCCACTTTTCCTTCCGTCAGGGCCACCCTTATTTCTCCTTCTTCAGGGCGATTCTCGACATTGAAGACAGTACCCAGCGCCCTGGTAGCAACACCGCCTGCATCTACAATGAATGGCCGGAGGCTATCACGGTGTACTTCAAAACGGGCCTGTCCTGTGAGGGTAACTGTTCTATTTGCCA from Candidatus Pseudobacter hemicellulosilyticus encodes the following:
- a CDS encoding IPT/TIG domain-containing protein; its protein translation is MRKEFFYCLLLVCYTMIACKKDKSENEALTITPFTVEKLSRSIVQAGQELTIYGQHLEQPELTTEVFLAGRPAAIVRGSADSLTVLVPEKVQTGSITVTLGKDSRFSLVYGPSVEVKPTPQVNGFGPVYAYGGETIELYTQHFSPVSEENELYIGNNRLEILSRKGPDTIIAKLPANATPDFLSWRTYNGPLQKMNVLFPLRLVNYPVQTVADWLKLDPAYTYMDTLVRGFPELAANYAAHKRIYDAALAYLQSPDSVYTIFLTNDGGYYKDKVTKADFYQKIRARSYNYNTLLIAAVSPGHALRLEDLQDGDSYPSAYTYNMQWDWGPDDVKNYITIQEQGGIKYAQITNPWGDTGAKVKILRELPVGKATIIELEGELGAVSME
- a CDS encoding DUF4397 domain-containing protein is translated as MNRTLYILLLSAITCLAGSCKKDTTKPDAPALAYLMMYNGSPEYFGQNSTALVNNADYGTRNYNDHGGGLIGAFSFSRYSYIDTGIYRLAFTDAAYQAGHGAKLAETWLHFNNQQHYTIYLTDSLGYYTILSTQDDVAPDEQQAKIRLVHLSPDAGKVSLHLGTVAVKPISQVGFKEVTGYVAVQPDIKPGIRIIYNDPQTGEETMLIRKSFPMEAGKCYTMVLRGYRTAPDGNINKTINLSTITNF
- a CDS encoding TonB-dependent receptor gives rise to the protein MHQAIKPGKRLMLLGIGIVLSMTIHAQFQQLTEKITLNLYSTTALQVIESIDKQSQFHFSFAPEQFANKKIDSIKVNGIALGSLLQQLEKKHGFQFTVREDQVLVKWKTNAAGPDQKKATGRITGKVVDFENGDPLTGATVSLESTGSQTVTNDKGEYVFTAIPPGEYAVAASYVGYKKDKITQVKVAEEKTVVIDIKLQVGGENPAVMTGVIVTALKNKRVINTTDAQLISELYRSKTVISGISNEQIARTLDRDAAEVVKRIPGINISPDNFVIVRGLGKRYNLTFLNDAMAPAADADSRAFSYDMISSNAIDRIMVYKSPSPDLPGEFSGGLVKIYTKKSQVTRQVDVQLSAQYRPNSTFENTWSYAGGKYDFLGFDDGTRQLPSGIPNATAFNQLNPADNARYSRQFKNIYTLDRNYRALPDLRFNLNYYDAWKIGNRYLRNLTTIAYTHTHEQRLTEQHSLYRYDGQITQGIHGARISAIQSNEIKASENLTLEWRNFFNVNNQRVAVEDFRLLDGRDNQEFRHTNLYYVQQLLYSSQLTGTYQFGKDKVNSLKANISYSSIHKQEPDNRDYTLNRQTPRDGETGKATPWVLGHELISFYTLSRVFTDVKENNYQGNIDLTYRINPIWGLKSGIYHETRERSFSNRTFAIFNGVNLYDQNIAITGSKFIEDNGTVSGHNSIQEAYLPHYFRESMFREDGTGYRWMEKTTPNNQYKADNVLNAGYISTDINLLQDRINVFGGLRVEHNRFRILGSYPNGLATYPLLVDQPITSWLPSANISFHIDSSMILRAGYGKTLNRPEFREAAPLRYTNYIDQEVYTGNPNLTTVNIHNAEIRWEWYPSSARKTDMVNAGFFYKNLDRPIERFRMVFVEAFDQYVYSNTGNANVWGLEAELRKDFDFIPGSFFRRLSTVLNGAWFKSEVKVPAMPQFPGYNAPRVRPMQGQSPYLLNASLNYEDAGRGTKVSATFNRAADYIYAVGSRGGTMPDADIMMRARNQLDITWRQRINKIFSINAGVQNILNAPFLLYQDWTQNYEYNAPPGKPTVPANGDTDLVFRKFHQYPYFSFAVNMIF
- a CDS encoding FecR domain-containing protein; its protein translation is MFFLQRTSQPAPEKWTTIYADGHSLRKFYLPDSTQVTLDANSSLSYSSGYNMANRTVTLTGQARFEVHRDSLRPFIVDAGGVATRALGTVFNVENRPEEGEIRVALTEGKVAVTTAANRNNPDVLLPGQILLYKPATQQTRKADFSNDAYAWINGGLSFYSMPLADVLEKISKKYGLQIKYDKNRLTGKSVTASFDRADWRQMLDNLLYLHDIHYTVKNNVITLRY